TGTCCCAGCACCCCTAGTCGCCACTTCGACTGCAGGGTCAGAGAAGCTGAAGCGGAGAGGAAGCAAGCGGAGAAGAGAATGGACGAGGCTAGGACTTTGTGGGCTGAGAAGATGGCGAGCTTGGAGGACAGAGAGGAGAGGCTGCGGGAAGCTAAGAGAGTCCAGGAGGAGCAGCAGCAGAGGATCGAGCAGCTGACCAACGAGGTCCAGAAGCTGAGGGAGACCAAGGCGGTGGACGACGGCGCCTGCGAAGCTGGTGAGGTGATTGAGATCAGAGATTCGAGGCTTTCACGGCACGGCGTCATGCAGTTCTTGCTGCCGAGGCTTTAGGGCACGAGCCTCGGTGGACTTACTTTCCAAACGTTTCGCGAGCATTCCAGCTTCATCAGGGAGTCAAAGAGGCTGATAAGATCACCGATACTGGTGTTCGACCGGTCTACTTTGACCCCCTGATGGAGTTCGGTCCTACATCGATCGCGATACCTTGGTAAAATAATTCCACAGGGACACGCCTTTCACCCGGCAGTAAGAACCGCATGATCTAGATCGCCTTGAGCTGACACGTCGCCGAAAAAACTTCGGAAGTTTAAGTAGCAAGCGTTGCTCCAGGTGAATGCGGAGCGATAGAGTGCAAGAAGAAGTGGCTGGACAAGGTGCCCAGCAGCGCGTCGATCCGCTCGACGGACATCGAGTGCCTCGAGAAGCTCCAGGAGCTGGCCCAGGCGGAGCTCTGCATGAAGAGGCAGATCGCGGATCTGGAGCGTCGCGAGGAGGCTTACATGAGGACCCTCCAGAAGGCGGACGAGCTCTGGTGCAAGACGGAGGAGGACGCGGCCGCTGCTCTTCAAGAAAAGGCTACGGAGAGTCAACAGATGGCTGGCAGAATAGGCGAGTTGGAGGACGAGGTGGAGAAGCTGCGGGCCAGGCTGAACACCTGCCGAGGGGAGCTGGAGAAGTACATGAGCATCGGGAAGATCGAGGCTCTGATTGGCCGGGATGACGACTTTGCTGATGTTAGGGACTCGCAGATTAGTGCTGTCGTGGATGTGACGGACGGCGTGACTGGAAGAGACGATTACTATGTCGATGCTGACATGGTGGACCCTTCTATGATTGGCGCTCTTCTAGGAGATGCTTCTCTAAGAGACGCTTCTATCAGAGACGCTTCCCTAAGGGACGCTTCTCTAAGAGACGCTTCTATCAGAGACGCTTCCCTAAGAGACGCTTCTATCAGAGACGTTTCTCCAAGTGACGCTCCTATGAAAGATATCCCCCTGAAAGACGTCCTCGCAAGTGGCGCTGTCATTCGACCCGGAGACCTAGCAGAGACCACTGTGATGGAGATCCGAGGGTACCTGGATCAGATAGCGTCTCTGTCCGAACTCGACGATCCTGGCAGGTTCTGTGGCCCGGAATTCGACTGCAATGACGTAGGATTGACAGAGACTGGGCTTCTCGAAGAGGAGAGGATCGCTCTCGAAGAGAATCGTGTCACTGCTAGGGAGTTGCTGGAGATGTACGGACTCCTTGAGATCGCCGAGAGGATGACTTCTGACGGAGAGGCGGGGGTTAAGATGACTAGGAAAGTTGAGGAGCGTTTTGAGGAAGTCACGGTGAAGGAAACCGTGACTTTGGCGGAGGATGCTGATGAGACGGTTCAGAGGGAGATTGTTTATGACGAAGAGGTGCTTGAAAAGGAAACTGTCTTCGATGATCAGGAGTCTGAGGAGATTGTTTATGATATGGAAGGGTCTGAGAGTGATATTGTTTATGAATACGCGTTGGAGGAGGATCTGGAAGAGTATGCCATGATGCCTGAAGAGGACCAGGAGTTTCAACTTGCTCCTTCGAAGACGGATGGAGATGTCTTGGTACCTCTGGAACAACTGTCCTCGTGGCAGGGACACGTGTATGCCATTCGATCAAAGATCGCTGTGCGTATCTTCTTCGATAAAGCGTAAAGATTTGGATTTTCACTCGCGAAAGTTGTTActtgtttagaatattttgtttCTTTCGGACATAGCCAGGACTTCGTTCGAAGTGCTATAAATcggtgaaaaaaaatcgtagatcaattTTTTTGGGCTCGTTGGAAAGCTGAATCTTTGATCTTCAAGACCATGCTGGTTTCCGTGatcaaaaaaattttttaaactccGTGCAGAAATCTAAATTTGCGCAACTCCGAAAAATCGGTATTGTTGCTTTCCTCGCTATCAACTAATGAAAAAAGTGTTCCAATTGAAAAATAACTATCGTCGTTCGAAAGCGGAAGCTTCGCGCTTTAAAACGAGCCAAGGCACATTGCCATACCACTGTTTCTCACAAAGTTTCATCGACTTGAATGccaacaatttttcatttgaaacTCTGCGATGTCGCATACTAAAAGCTCGGCCGAGTAAATAGAAGCCTATTAAAAGTTCTTCGTACAGTTAAGCAAGGGCTTTTAATTGTTTTCTCGTTTAGGATTGTCCAAGCTGCATTGCCGTGGACGGAGTGGCCGAGATCGTGGCCGAAGAACTGGCAGCCTACACTGGCGTAATTAATTACGTTTCTTATTATTCAACAAAGCCGTAGAAACGCCGGAAGTTTTCTACTTAAAGTCACCGAATTAACTTGAAAATTTCATTCCGCAGAGAACGATGAAACTCGAAGTGGCATACCGAATGCCTAAAGACAAAGAACCTGCAGAATTGGAGTACGAGAGAGAAGCACCGCTTGTTGAAAAACTTGAGATGAAGTACGAACAAGTTGAAGAGAAGATAAAAAGGGAGCCAGAATCAGTATCAGATTTTGTGCCTGTGGAAAGAGAAGAGAGGGCATTTAAGACAGAACCTGAAGAGCCTGTAGTCGAAGCGAGAGCACCTGAAGAGGTCGTAGAAAAAGTACATGAAGAAGTGAAAGTAGAAGTGGTGCGTGTTGAAGTTCCCGAGCCGATGAAAGAAGCAAGACCAGTGGAAGAAGCAAAAATAGAAAGGGCTGAACCGGTACCAGTGAGAGAACCTGATGAAATTGATAGACCACCAGTAGAAGAAGTCATGAAAGATGAAGCAGAAAGACCCCCAAAAGAAGAAGTCATAAAAGATGAAGCAGAAAGACCCCCAAAAGAAGAAGTCATAAAACATGAAGCAGAAAGACCTCCAAAAGAAGAAGTCATAAAACATGAAGCAGAAAGACCTCCAAAAGATGAAGCGGTAAGGCCTCCGAAAGATGAAGCGGTGAGACCTCCAAAAGATGAAGCAGAAAGGCCTCCAAAAGATGAAGCAGAAAGGCCTCCAAAAGATGAAGCAGAAAGGCCTCCAAAAGATGAAGTAGAAAGGCTTCTAAAAGATGAAGCAGAAAGGCCTCTAAAAGATGAAGCAGAAAGGCCACCAAAAGATGAAGTAGAAAGACCTCCAAAAGAAGTCACAGAAGATGAAGCAGAGAGGCCTCCAAAAGAAGAAGTCACGAAAGATGAAGCAGAAAAGCCTCCAAAAGAAGAAGTCACAAAAGATGAAGCAGAGAGGCCTCCAAAAGAAGAAGTCACGAAAGATGAAGCAGAAAGGCCTCCAAAAGAAGAGGTCACAAAAGATGAAACAGTCAGACCACCAAAAGAGGTACTAGAAGCACCAGAGCCAACggtggagagagaaagagtaccCGAAGAGAAGCCAGAAGAAGAGAGACCACTAGAATCGAAGGAACCCGAAGAGGTACCAGAGATTGTCAAGATAGAAAAAAGAGAACCTGAAGATAAGAAACCAGAGCCAATTGTGGAGGAGCAAGTGGCAAAAGCTGAAGAAGTGCCGCTTAAAAAGGAGCCAGAATTCGGAGAAGAAGATGACGAGGAAACAGACTTCGACGAGCTGATGTCAGAAGGAGAGGAGATTGAAGAAGTTCACGTGGAGCAACTTGAGGAATTCGAGGACGCGATTGAGGTGGATATAATATCAGTGGAAAAGGCGCCGGAGCCTGAAAAGGAAGAAGTTACATTGGAAGAGGAACCCGAGGAGATAGTGGCAGTTCCAGTGGCAGAGGAAGTGGAACCAAAGGAAATAGAAATGGACATGCTTCCAGTGGAAGTAATACCAGGAGAGATGGTGATAGTACCAGAAGAGGTCGAAATGGAGGAACTTCCAGCGGAAGAGGTGGTCGAGGTCAAGCCGGAGAAAATAATCCCAGAAGTGGAAGAGATCAGGGTGGACGTGATTCCAGAAGAGGAGCCTCCTGAAGAGGAGAAAATCGTCGACATATCAGTGGAGGAAGCGGAAGAGGAAATCGAAGCTGAAGTGCCAGAGATGGAGAAGATAGAACTGGAGGTGGAGCTACTAGAAGACGCGAAGGTGGCCGTCGAGGTAGAAATTGAAATAGCTCCCGTCGAAGTCCCTGACATCCTTGAAGAACCCGAGGAGATCGAGATCAGTATAGAGGAAGAGTGCATCTGCAATGGCATCTTAGCCATGGAGTATCCGGTGATAGAGTACCTCTTCCCACCTCTTCCAGTCACGGAAGAAGAATCGGTCTGCCAGTGTCTGGCAGAAGACGAGACCCCAGTCGATGAAGAGGAACCTGGCGAGTGTACCTGCTCGACCGGAGGTGGCCCTATCGAAGAGGAAGAGCCTGAAGAGTGTCAATGCAATTCGGGAGCTGCTCCAGCTGAGAAAGATGACTCCGGTGTCTCCAACGCATCAGAAGATCCATCCAAAGCGTCAAAGAAGTCTTCACCATCGGTCCAGAAAGAGGACTCTGGAGTTTGCAGGTGCAGGTCGAAGACTCCGTCTGGCGGGTCCAAGACTCCATCGAAGGACTCCAAGAGGTCTTCGCCATCGGTCCAGAAAGAGGACTCTGGAGTTTGCAGATGCAGGTCGAAGACTCCGTCTGGCGGGTCCAAGACTCCGTCGAAAGACTCCAAGACGTCTTCGCCGTCTGTCCAGAAGGAGGCCTCTGGAGTTTGCAGGTGCAGGTCGAAGACTCCGTCTGGAGGATCCAAGAGGTCAACGCCGTCAGTTCAGAAGGAGGACTCTGGAGTTTGCAGGTGCAGGTCGAAGACTCCGTCGAAAGACTCTAAGAGGTCGATACCGTCGGTAAAGGAAAAGGGTGTCCGCAAACCCGAGGGAGGTCAACCGAGGACGGAGGTGACGCAGACGGAGATCACGCAGACAGAGGTCACGCAGACGGAGATCAGACAGATAGAGGTGAACACGTTGACGATCCAGGCGGTGACGCAGACGGTAGCCGACGTGGGAATGCAGACGCAGTCCCCTTCGCTGCTCAGACAACCGCAGTCCAAGGTCGGCAGCAGGGTCATCGAGCAGGAGACCGTGGAGCGGCAGACTCGGAAGAAGACGTCCCAGGAGCCATCGGGTATGATGGTGGCCGCAACCTCTCAGACCGAGAAGTCCAGCTTTCTCAGGATCCTGCAGACCCTGAAGACCACGGGAGCCTACTCGAAGGCGGACCCGGAGAAGGAGCTGAGGAGCATCAACTACGGCAAGAAGTCCGAGGACGCCGAGGCACGGTGCAACTGTTGCCTGTGTGGTAAGGACACTCTTCAGGATCAGAAGCCCGTGGAGGCTCCGACGTCCTCCGTGATGAGACTGCTGCAGGCCCTGCCTTTGTTGAGCAAGGCTGCGACCAGTGTCGATCAAGGTGTCCAACACGAGTCTTTCTGCCAGCAGTGCAAGATCAAGAGGTTCCAAAGATCGGCTGACGGGTCCACCGTCAAGGAGCCCAAGCAAATCCAGACCACGCGGGACCAGGAGGTCGCCACTTCCAGGTCGACCCTGAAGAAATCTTCCAGCAAACAAAGAAGATCCAACGATTCCGTTATGGCGAAGATCAGAGTTGAGAAATCGCCGAAGCGCAGGTCGACGGAGGAGAAGCGTCTGCAGGAAGTTGCCGAAGAGATGCCTCAACGGAAACCTGAGAACGGGTGCAAAACGGAGGACGCTGTACACTGTGTCTGCAACACCTTCGGTGTAGCTGGGATGAAGAAGATGCGCTGCGCCTGCGGTGATCCCGATTGATCCACATTTTTGGTTTCCCAAGGAATGGACAGGAAGACAATGGCGAATGGAACAGGACTCTTATCGAGCGCCTCGCCATCGTGAGCTTTAGACAAGTTTTACGTGAAATCTCGGCATTTAGCGGGTTTTATTAACTCCTCTGCCGCATGGTGAATCCCTCGATAATAATTCATCAGACGCTAAACCCCCGTAAGAGGATTCAATAAACCCCGGAACTTTCGAAATCGCGATTTACGAGCCGCCAGAAATTGTTGATGTTCGCCGGGCTGCAACTTCCAGGAAAAAAGTCGGACGGCAACGTACGTGTGCTTTTTTTAAAGCTCGAATCTTCCGCTCTCGGTGTGCAtacgttattttttatttagagtaattttttattgaaaacaaGCCGGAACAGCGGGTAGATATTTTTGGTAGATTTTTTAAAGTTTCATAGATTTAGAAGAAGGCAGCAACTTCGATAAATTTTTTTCGCGTATGCAATTTATGTCGTTTTGAAGACGGAAGTTTCTGCTTTCCATCGAGTCCAAAAGGatcgatctacgattttttttcgcagttTCGCAGCGCTTCGAGCGAGAAGTGTGCCACCGAAGCGAGGATAACTCAAGCAACGGGTGACATATTTCACGTTCCCCATTCGAAGTCGCATAAGTCGGTAACAGAAAATCGTAGATCAATTTTGTTGAACTCGTTGCAAAGCCAAAGCTTCAGCCTTCAAAATCACATAACTGATAGTCTTCAAAAAAAATTTTTCTAATCCACACAAATCCGTGAACATTTAAAACCTTAAAAAATGACAATTTCTGCATTTCGCACGTTTCCCATACGAACGAAATTTTGTATTGAGAAACCCTTTCGGTATCTTGAGAGAGGAAGCTTCACCCTTTAAAACGATCCCAGGTACATCGTCGTACGATTTTTTCCCACAAAGTTGCAACGCCTTGAATATCAACAATCCTGCGAGACTTGCAATTCCGACAGACTTTAATTAgaatttttaatgataatagcTTTCAAATGGACCTATTAAATTGCAATAAATCTTTTAATTCGAACTCAAATTGCGATAAAAGCTTCTTAGCGATCCCTAAACAATTCGTTAAAATCTCCTCTGTTCGTCAATTTCTCGGGTCACGCCAGACCCGGGCGCCGCAGGCTGGCACTAACGCCGCGTTCTGGTCAGCAGGTGTCCGGATAACGAAACGAAAGGAAACCTGGAAAAGCCGCGGCCCGAGTGTATCGCGAGCGTGCAGCAAAGGCTTCCGGCCGAGTGGACACTGGAAGATAGAATCGAAGATAGACGCGACAAAGGAAATGGTATGTAATTTCCAATAACGTGGCAGTCTGAATGGTGGCCGCGTAAAATCAATAGCGGCCGAGCCATTGTACGCTAGAATGGCTCGGGGCCCTTTCATGCGGCGTAATGCGTAATAGGATCAGGCATcggtataaaattaaatttcagCTTTGGCTCAGCCGAAAATCGTCGGCCGTGCAATCGTCTACATTTTCCGCCGCTGCAATCGAATCGCGCGACTCTGTAACGAACTTACACCGTCCCCTCTGTGTAATGCATGCGCATGCAGTGAAAAATCGTGtcgtgcaacaacaacaaaaaaaaagaaaaaaaatagagaattcGGTCACTCGTGCTCCGCTGGATTTCCATCCGCGTTTCAGCCGCGTCGATCGATCGGGCCGATCGGACTCCGCGGCCGAAACGAACGCGGGAACGACGCTCGATTCGAGCGCGTTTCCTCGGCCGTCGTCTCTCCGCGACTCGGAAGATCTCGCCTAGCGCGTAGATCACGGCCGCGATGCTCGGTTGGCACCGCCGCGGTCACAATTTGTCGCCAAATCGAAACGAGAGAGAtccggacggacggacggacggccTGAAATAATCGGAGACGGATCGACGAGGAGCTGGACAGCGAGGATACGCATGATTCACGATCAACTTCGCCTGCTATTTTCGACTCGGCTCCAACGAGCCACGAATCGCCGCGGCGGTTTAATCCTCCGTCTATTTCCATCCGTATTTACGCGCCACGGAACAAGAGACGTTTGATTGTcacaaaaagaaaaatattaaaaaacgaacagaGTGTCTTATTTCTGAACGTATGGACAGTGGTTCGATTCTCGAGCGATGTTAACGCGCCCCGACCAGAAATAAGAGAACTTTCGTCGCGCCGAAAGTTATTAGAAAATGAATATTCTCTGATTTTTAGATTATCGAAAAGTATTTCAGTTTTCAATGCTGGTCCAGTTGACTGAAGTCGTTTTTTAAGGTTCGGGGAAGATCGAGAATCTTTTTTAAGAACCAGCCTTAAGGACCGCCTTTTTTGATCGCTcgaaaaaatattaagaaacgaACAGCGTCTTGTTTTCGTATtactgaaaaatatttcaattttcacTCGAAACTCCAGTTGCCTAAAAAAGAGCTGGAAATGACAGACTTTCGATCAattcgaaatatttataaaGGCGAACGGTGGTGTCTTGTTTCTGAACGATTGAAAAATTGTTCGATACTTGTGGATCATTTTGTCTCGAATTCTTCGCGGAGAACCATAAACGTACCGGAAGAATAATAGCAGTATGAAGTTCGCCTGAATGGTATGTATGAGAAACGGTGAATAAACGTCCTCCAAGATGGTTGTGCAGTCTCATTGGACATTTGACTGATCAATACTGCGAGCAACAAGTACCCCACGACGTAAGCCACCGCAATCAATCATTTCGCAACTGTTCAGCAGAATCCGGGCTGTTGCTTACGGGCTACTTAATATATACTTAGTGCTGCTAATTAACTGTGGCGATCTCGGAAGGGCTGGTGAAGAAAAAAAATGAGCAACGGAGTTTCAAACTTCGGTGTCTTCATAGAAAAACTTGTGCAGCCGTTAATCTGGTTTCTTGTCGAACTATCGTTACGTTTAGGGATTATAAACATGACGAGGGGGGAGTTCCGTTTAAGAGTTTTAGTTAAGTTTCTATATAGAtagtattaatttaattatgcgTTGCTACGTATTTTATTAACGGAAGCTCTGCGAAGACCCACGCAAAATTGTTGATCTTTGACAGGCTGTAATTTCGTGAAGCAAAATCGGATCGCAATCTAATTTAGCTTGTTTCGAAGCTCGGAGCTTCTACTTTGAGCAGGATATAGCTATTTTTTATTTAGAATACTTTCTTTATTGGAAAGTTGTCGGAAAAGTGGAAGTAgtcattttcttaaattttggAAGTTCATGTACCCGTGTCAAGGTGTAAACAATTTTTCCGATATTAAAGATTATACTCTTTTGAAGACAAAAGTTTCAGCTTTCCAACGAGT
This genomic stretch from Megalopta genalis isolate 19385.01 chromosome 5, iyMegGena1_principal, whole genome shotgun sequence harbors:
- the LOC117221052 gene encoding uncharacterized protein LOC117221052, with translation MADDDDQDEFLDVEEADEAPGSPSEVVGIAEGPKTGSQSPSLASGTVQPSVKSVAEGAQVSGTIKTGSQISGSVKSGSPRSGSARGSVAEPVPQDGRKSHETFEESSRSDEVISKSQEVSLAEKRSSLDDLGDKKDPGQRAKPSKWQRQCSRQFRDMIGKRVLKNEELERQKGDLHQRLNILECSMPAVMVWNIWRMAQGSNAPCLQQVLEKQFQGPASGEVYCPSTPSRHFDCRVREAEAERKQAEKRMDEARTLWAEKMASLEDREERLREAKRVQEEQQQRIEQLTNEVQKLRETKAVDDGACEAGECGAIECKKKWLDKVPSSASIRSTDIECLEKLQELAQAELCMKRQIADLERREEAYMRTLQKADELWCKTEEDAAAALQEKATESQQMAGRIGELEDEVEKLRARLNTCRGELEKYMSIGKIEALIGRDDDFADVRDSQISAVVDVTDGVTGRDDYYVDADMVDPSMIGALLGDASLRDASIRDASLRDASLRDASIRDASLRDASIRDVSPSDAPMKDIPLKDVLASGAVIRPGDLAETTVMEIRGYLDQIASLSELDDPGRFCGPEFDCNDVGLTETGLLEEERIALEENRVTARELLEMYGLLEIAERMTSDGEAGVKMTRKVEERFEEVTVKETVTLAEDADETVQREIVYDEEVLEKETVFDDQESEEIVYDMEGSESDIVYEYALEEDLEEYAMMPEEDQEFQLAPSKTDGDVLVPLEQLSSWQGHVYAIRSKIADCPSCIAVDGVAEIVAEELAAYTGRTMKLEVAYRMPKDKEPAELEYEREAPLVEKLEMKYEQVEEKIKREPESVSDFVPVEREERAFKTEPEEPVVEARAPEEVVEKVHEEVKVEVVRVEVPEPMKEARPVEEAKIERAEPVPVREPDEIDRPPVEEVMKDEAERPPKEEVIKDEAERPPKEEVIKHEAERPPKEEVIKHEAERPPKDEAVRPPKDEAVRPPKDEAERPPKDEAERPPKDEAERPPKDEVERLLKDEAERPLKDEAERPPKDEVERPPKEVTEDEAERPPKEEVTKDEAEKPPKEEVTKDEAERPPKEEVTKDEAERPPKEEVTKDETVRPPKEVLEAPEPTVERERVPEEKPEEERPLESKEPEEVPEIVKIEKREPEDKKPEPIVEEQVAKAEEVPLKKEPEFGEEDDEETDFDELMSEGEEIEEVHVEQLEEFEDAIEVDIISVEKAPEPEKEEVTLEEEPEEIVAVPVAEEVEPKEIEMDMLPVEVIPGEMVIVPEEVEMEELPAEEVVEVKPEKIIPEVEEIRVDVIPEEEPPEEEKIVDISVEEAEEEIEAEVPEMEKIELEVELLEDAKVAVEVEIEIAPVEVPDILEEPEEIEISIEEECICNGILAMEYPVIEYLFPPLPVTEEESVCQCLAEDETPVDEEEPGECTCSTGGGPIEEEEPEECQCNSGAAPAEKDDSGVSNASEDPSKASKKSSPSVQKEDSGVCRCRSKTPSGGSKTPSKDSKRSSPSVQKEDSGVCRCRSKTPSGGSKTPSKDSKTSSPSVQKEASGVCRCRSKTPSGGSKRSTPSVQKEDSGVCRCRSKTPSKDSKRSIPSVKEKGVRKPEGGQPRTEVTQTEITQTEVTQTEIRQIEVNTLTIQAVTQTVADVGMQTQSPSLLRQPQSKVGSRVIEQETVERQTRKKTSQEPSGMMVAATSQTEKSSFLRILQTLKTTGAYSKADPEKELRSINYGKKSEDAEARCNCCLCGKDTLQDQKPVEAPTSSVMRLLQALPLLSKAATSVDQGVQHESFCQQCKIKRFQRSADGSTVKEPKQIQTTRDQEVATSRSTLKKSSSKQRRSNDSVMAKIRVEKSPKRRSTEEKRLQEVAEEMPQRKPENGCKTEDAVHCVCNTFGVAGMKKMRCACGDPD